TTTGATTTGATTGAGTATATTGCATTTTGTTTAGGTACATTCGGTGCATTAAAGTCGTGATGACAATCGAAAGTTGTGTTTGTTTACTGTGCTAGGCTTGATATTTGTGTTTGAAAGTGagtatattatattttatataagaaGTTGTATAATGAAATGTAAATAATTGAGATTGAGGAGATGGTGTTTGGATGCGTTTTGGTTTCTTAAAGGGGTTTTTTTTTACCGAGGGCATGTACCCCTTACGAAATTAACGACCCCGCTACATCTCGCGAGTTAACTTCTAGTATGTTCAAAcaactatttaaaaaaaacaataaataagaAAGAGGAGGTAAATCCAGGAGGACGTATCGTAAGGCGATGGCAGGCAGGGGAAGGATGATTTATTACTTTAACCTTTAACAGAAGTaatgaataaaaataaaatagcaACAATAAGAAGACAAAGTGATGAGACACATGACCAGAAGCTAATCAACTGAACTGTACGTACTATTGATTCCATTCAACTTCTTAATCATACCTGATAGTTACAGCGgtttacttttgttttttttgtaaATGTTAATGTGGGGTTCGGTCTACTGTTGGGTTTCTTTCTGTATTGTAACTATACAAAACCAGACTGGACCTTGATTGTCCGGTCCGAACCAAAAGTTTAAATCTATAACCAAATCAAATCTCCTAGAATTTATTTGTACAATTCTTTAACCTTAGCTTGGGTTTGGGTCTCGTTCCTCGATTTATTTCACAAATATGTGTTTAATAGGATTGAAAACTAATCTAAAGTACTCCAAATCTAAAGAGAGAAATGTATTGTGAATAGGTTGGTTCAAAATTCGTTTTAAATTCGAAAAATATTCGAtccgattatcaagaattcgaaTACAATCCAATTCGAGACTAGCAAATCGAATAagaatttataattttaaattcgattcgaaattAGAATTAAAATTattcatatttatttattatttttataacccCACAAGAATGGGGTTAATGAAATTAAATCAAAGATGGTGTAGAAACTTGTTGTATTGAAGCAGTTTTCAATGCTAGTTTAGTGACGACAGTGGTCGTGTATGTCAGTGAACGAATTAACAGACTTGAGTCAATTCATCATAGATGTATAATTCAGAGAAGAACCAAAATGATAGATATCATACATGTTCATACAAAGACGAGAAAAGAATACGCAAAACGGTAATGATTGTTGGTGACGCCGACGAGTAAAAATGACGCTCGTTACAGGAGACAGCGGCGCTAGGCGATTCCAGTGACCAGGGACGAAACTCTCAGCGACGTAGTGACTTGGTCAACGGCTCAATTATCGATGATGGTGACGACTAGGTTTCGCGAAACCGGTGAACTAATGGAGAAAAAAAATGAATAGAGCGAGAGGTTCAACGAATTTATAATTTGAATTTAGTGATTTGAATGAGTTAATCAAGTATAATTATTTGTCTAATGATGACAATAAATCTCATTGACGGTTTCTAAAGTTAACTCATGATAAGCAATGAAAACGATTTTAAATTGTATCAGGTGCTGCTTGGCAACTTCTGAATAGTtgagtgctgaaccagtaaaaggtctgaaccattaagtgttgaaccagtaagaggtctgaaccattaagagccagtataattcTTAGCCGTTCAGacgcaaatgtctgaccaattcagattagaggtctttaccattcagactcagtataatgtttaaccattcagacgcaaatgtctgaaccatttagacatctgcttaagaaacaaacagtctgaactatTAATATTGAACCAATAAGAGATATGAAACATTAAAAGCCCCATTAAGAGCTAAATAAACAACTCCTCATTCAAATTGAAATGTTTTGCTAGTTCTGTTCTACTCAAACTTTCATGAAAGAAGGAGGCACATGTTTTAATTTCTATTTTCATTTCCCCCCTATAATATTTATCAAGTACTCATTTAACCCTTCTATTTTGTTTGGAATTCAAGATATATATATGATTAATAAATcaaataaatatttattattattcttattaagTTAATATTCCGACATAAGTAACAACTCAACTTAATTAAGTTTCAATCCTATTTCACCTAATATAATTAATAACTCATTTTTTGAACGGTCAACGAATCCTCTAAATGGGccactggcgaaattcaccacatcggaaTACACTCGTCTCTAAATTGGGGAAACCCTCATCTAGGgcagaagcccgtgaacactcgcccaaaggcacgacagtgcggtgaggtaaaactcATTCAGTTCAAAGATTGGACTAGCGATCGTCGCCTACTCACATAGTCTCctatcatcaccaggtgccgctgAAAACTAATATGGAGATccaggaattgaacttgggtctctTGAAAACCcaagtctctcccttaccacttcACCTAATATTATGAAATTACATTTTTACCCATTTAATAAATACTATAcagtatataataataataataataataataataataataataataatatggaTATAGATATATAAATATTTGACTcccttaaaataaaataaaatatgatCTCACTAATATAaaattaaggggctgtttggtagtcttttaatgaccattcagatgctacctcttaatggttcaaaacctctgaatgaataagagatAACTTCAAGTCTggatggttaagaggtaacctcaagtctgaatagttaagagataacctctgaatggtaaatcatcacatgtcacatttttCTACCTTCTCTTTgataaaattcttaatggttccattaagatcCATTCAAAGGCTATCAAATAGTCCTAAGTAGTTCTTCCAATAAGGGTCCACAGATTAAACATTGAAGGATGAGAAATGTAGGTCTACGTCTTGGGTGTGaccatacatatacatatacataaataAATATGTGTATTGGTTGAACAGAAGGCAAGCATCAGTGAAAGGAAAAAAGGTTGGCCTGATTCACAGAAAAAGCATAACTAAACGTTACATTCAACATGCTTTCATTCATTTTCTTGCAatggttttatttaatttattcatgtttttttttccttttacaGTTTTACTCTCATTTCTTTTACTATTTGAAAATTGGAAAAGAAGTTAATAAGAGCATTCGTAATTCAATTCACAATAGAGTCTTTATCTTTGCCGTAATACTTATACTAAAAAAACATATTTATTCTAAAAGTTGAAATATCTTTAATAAAAGCCCTACATCTCATTCCTCGTccttatttttatattatttttactagCTATTTtgtcttgtttttttttttcttttaaaattgaTTCTTAATAAGTTTTAATAGAACGGATTCGGGTCAAGGGGTCCATCTAAATAATAGTCTATTGGTTCAAGTCAGATCATTTATAAAACTAAGATCTGACGAACTTCAAGCACTAGTTGTGCACATTGACATTGAATCACACTGCAGTAAGATGGGACGTTATTATCAAGCTATGTTTTGTGGGCGTGGAATCCTTGCCACGTTGGAGGGTGCGGGGCACCACACACCGCCACAACAATTCACCAACGAGGGCGTGGGAGGGTTTCGACTGGAGTCGCGGGCATAGGGGCAGGGGGAGAATGGGGATGGGCGCATACACGATGGGGGTTCAAAAGAAGAAAAGACAACTCGTATATTTGTATATGAGTCGTATATTTCATGTAAAAAATGATATGCAACTTGTATATTTGTATACGAGTCGTATAGTTTCTGTAAAAAAAATGATATTGTCAGGGTGTTAAAAGATTCATCATGGGTGGATACACTATTATCGTTAgctttttgtatttttgtgatgATGATTAAAAAGTTTTAACAAAAAGAGTATTAAACGACAATAAATATGAGTGGGTACACAATTATAGAAGCTATGTTAGTCTTTGTGGCATATTCCCATAGATTTGTTTGTTAATAAAAGAAGCTTTCTGTTAACAGGGGATATTGAGAAGATATACAGGACAAAAAGAAAATCTAATAAGATAAAAATATATCCAAGACTCTTTTGGTGATTTTATATTTAAATATCGTTATATTATCAAATCGCAACATTATTCATTCCAGTTTACAGTAAAGTGGAAGAGAAGACAAGCAAAAGATATTGTGTATCATTTGTTTAAAATCTCCCTGTCATAATTCTGATGATGCAATCATCACCCTTTACTTTACAAAGCCCTACTTACCACCTCAAACTACACATCACTACCCCATTCTCATATCTTTCTAAGTTTTCACACATTATGATATTACCAGCACcatatatataataatagtaCTTAATTAAATACATGAATATATATGTTCCCGCCATTCAGATGCtacttcttttctcttcttcaatgGAGATCCTAGGCCCTTGAGATGGTGCACTTCCAGATCTTGACAGAACATAACCCCCTGAAACATATTATTCATATTTTAAGATTACCAAAATAAACCCGTGATTTACAACCCTGACATCTGATTGGACGGtgaattaattaaataaaattaaataatatcCTGAAACTTTTTTTACAGAATTAAATATACAAAAATTTACCTGGAGAAGGTGAATTGTACGATTTCTTGCAGTGCAAAATGGCGCTCTGGATTCCATCTTGTTGTTGCAAAGCTGAATCATCTCTCCTAACGGCCGGTGACGGAAAAGGTTTAACGGCGGAAGACGATGACGACGAACGGCTCTTACCCAAATGCTTACGCACCTCCTTAAAAACCGACGGTTTGTCCTCCTTTTTTGGAGACGAATACATCGAATTATGTTCGGATAATCGTACCTTGTCGTTGGATCTTCCAGAAACCTTGATGTAAAACGGTTTAACAAGATTCAAGTATCTGTTAACAACCTCTTTGGAGAACCGCTTCGACGGTGACTGATCATGACTGCTGTTGAGCAGAGAGCTAATGGTGACCTCTTCGATTTCGCATTTCATCTCCTTCTTGTCTGATTTGGGTTTATGGTTATGAAACCCCAGCATGAATACTCGAAAGGGAGACCTGGGGGTCTTTGTATGGGTGGTTGAATCTAGTGGTAATATTTTCCTCTTATTGTTGAAAAAAAGGGGAGGGGAATAAATGTGATTTGACTTTAAATCAGCGCCATCCAAATTTGAAGATTGGTGATAGTGGTGACTGTGAATGTGAAAGCCACTAATGACGTTGACTGTTGGGGTTGGAGAGTCTTGTAAATTGTTTGGGTGTGTGAAGACTAAATCGAAGAAGGAATTTTCGTCGTCGAAGTCACCGGTGGTGGTTATGGGGTCTCCGACGCCGGCGTTTCGCCAGAATTTGAGAAGGCTGAAGACATCCATGGTGGAGAAAAGAATGAATGTGAGGGTGGGTGGAGAAAAGGGGTATAAATAAACAAGCAAAGGAGGGAAGCTTTCCCTTCGTTTAATGGTCTGCAAAAGTTGCAGAGGGGGGAATAAGCTTTTTACAGTCAAACAGTGAGAGAGTGACGGGCAGTCGTGTATTTGTTTGATTCCTTGATGGTCTATAACAATGGCGTCACATTACATTTTCCAAtgctaattattaatttttttttaccgtTGTTACCTATCAAGTTTAAATTAACACATGATAATAAATGTAATTGTTACCTGTTTATCTGGTTAAGTCTACCTGTAGTGGGGCGCAAAGAGTGGGTTTTTTTGGCCATAACACCCTATAACGTCCCGTACACCGTGACAAACGGTGTTATGGGGTAAAAAAAGAGGGGATACGCCATGCATTTCTTGGCGGTATGGAGGTTCTTTTTAAAGTTTTGACCAATCACAAAAAGTAaggtttttttataattaattaataaaattgacAATTAATAATTAGATAATGTTGGGTAGGGaatttatgactacgggctctagtgatataacacCCAATAAAACCCCCGTGTGACGTGGCATGACACGTGTCACATAACGCCTACAAGGAGCTTTATGAATACGGATGGCCTAAGGCCACAAGTTCAACTCACATTAGAGTATTCACATCCAACCCACTATATTTttaccctaaattacactaaaaaaaacaacattttctctctccttttcaattaaataatattttttatacatttatcattaccttttctctctcctccactcacaaccaccttcaaaatatattaaaaaattatatgggtgaacagtgtccccccaaatatacagatgaacagtaacattttctctctcctccactcacaaccactttttatactctttatattttaaaaataccACACACATATTTTGATGccatggatgtgaatgctcttagtatTACTTCGAAAGACATTGGTGGTAGCACTAAAGTTTAGAATTAGGCCTCTCTGGAGGTTGCCAGTTCGAAACCGAGCCGAACCGGGTTTTATCGCAGTGGGTCATGAGGCGGAcgggtttccccgaaacaagtgGCTCGAATATGCATCCAACTCTGACTGTTATGAAGGAGGGGATGCATTTGTTCAATTGAAGACATTCTAGGATGTTTATCTGGTGATTTAGTTGGTcgttcaaaaataataataataataataataataataataataataataataataataataataataataataaataatgtaATTATTTGTTTCCAGTTGCTTGCTTGATGACTCTTTTTTctatatttataataataaactTTCCTTCTAAAAATGTATAGTTTCATGAAACCAAAGCATAAGCATAGTGGGTTGCGCCAACTTCACATCATCGAGAAGGGAACTAAACACGGCCCTGAGAGGGTGTCATAGAGACATTAAAAGGGAAGGCATAAGTCTAGAATGGTCGATATGTGTGTATCCTATGTTTTTTCGCCAACGCAATTACACTATGCTTTTCGTCTAGACAAAGTATGATGAAATTTAGTAAAAGGTGTAATGTGAAAGTAAATGCTTTAAAATAGGTACTTTTTAAGGCTTTCCGGTATGGTGACGGGCGTCGTGGGAGGACGGGATGAAGACGGGGGCGGCGGCGTGGGAGGACGGGCGTCGCAGAGGGGGGGCCCACCTGTTTGCTCCGTCGCAAACGGCGAACAGAGGACGAAGAGGACGGGACGGAGGGGGGGACGGAGGGGGGCGGCGTGGAGGGACGGTGACACGGTGGCGGCGCCGGGTGGAGGACGGGACGATACCGTGTAGCCTAAGATGAAACAAACTGGGACGCAAGTAATAAATACCGTATTATTTTTATAGTCAAGTTATTTAGTTATTTAATGatgtttaaataaaaaattaGTCTACTAAACAGTCTAATCTAATGCTATGAGTTCTAAATGTCATAGTTTCCCATTGTTTATACTAACTTTGTTATGTTTGACACTAAAAAGTAAAAGGAAAAGAAAAGTAGCCCACTATGTGATAGTAACTTTTATTTTAAGATTTACACAAATTAA
Above is a window of Helianthus annuus cultivar XRQ/B chromosome 14, HanXRQr2.0-SUNRISE, whole genome shotgun sequence DNA encoding:
- the LOC110905140 gene encoding probable membrane-associated kinase regulator 2; this encodes MDVFSLLKFWRNAGVGDPITTTGDFDDENSFFDLVFTHPNNLQDSPTPTVNVISGFHIHSHHYHQSSNLDGADLKSNHIYSPPLFFNNKRKILPLDSTTHTKTPRSPFRVFMLGFHNHKPKSDKKEMKCEIEEVTISSLLNSSHDQSPSKRFSKEVVNRYLNLVKPFYIKVSGRSNDKVRLSEHNSMYSSPKKEDKPSVFKEVRKHLGKSRSSSSSSAVKPFPSPAVRRDDSALQQQDGIQSAILHCKKSYNSPSPGGYVLSRSGSAPSQGPRISIEEEKRSSI